From the Oryzias latipes chromosome 22, ASM223467v1 genome, one window contains:
- the nkx2-1 gene encoding homeobox protein Nkx-2.1 yields the protein MSMSPKQTTPFSVSDILSPLEESYKKVSMDNNNLGAPLTSYRQPQVSQAAMQQHHMGHNGTVSAAYHMTAAGVSQLSHTAMGGYCNGNLGNMGELPSYQDGMRGSAAATGWYGANPDPRFSTISRFMGSSSGMNMGSMGSLGSLADVGKGMSSLSSTPRRKRRVLFSQAQVYELERRFKQQKYLSAPEREHLASMIHLTPTQVKIWFQNHRYKMKRQAKDKASQQHLQQDGGSCQQQQQQQQSPRRVAVPVLVKDGKPCQGSGHTPTSSAQTHHQQGGNVMIMSSGASGLGHQSQQVGSTGHSPDLASSSPPSMQSQVAGLSHLNSPGAEYGSALQCSALLYGRTW from the exons ATGTCGATGAGCCCCAAGCAGACGactcctttttctgtttccGATATCTTGAGTCCCCTTGAGGAGAGCTATAAGAAAGTAAGTATGGACAACAACAACCTGGGGGCGCCTCTCACTTCTTACCGGCAGCCGCAGGTCTCCCAGGCCGCTATGCAGCAGCACCACATGGGCCACAACGGGACCGTGTCGGCGGCTTACCACATGACCGCGGCGGGGGTCTCCCAGCTGTCGCACACCGCCATGGGGGGCTACTGTAACGGCAACCTGGGCAACATGGGCGAGCTGCCCTCCTACCAGGACGGCATGAGGGGCAGCGCCGCGGCCACCGGCTGGTACGGAGCCAACCCGGACCCGCGCTTCTCCACCA TTTCCCGCTTCATGGGCTCGTCGTCGGGCATGAACATGGGCAGCATGGGGAGCCTCGGGTCCCTGGCAGATGTGGGGAAAGGCATGAGCTCCCTGTCCAGCACCCCGAGGCGGAAGCGGCGCGTGCTGTTCTCCCAGGCGCAGGTGTACGAGCTGGAACGGCGCTTCAAGCAGCAGAAGTACCTGTCTGCGCCGGAGAGGGAACACCTGGCAAGCATGATCCACCTCACCCCGACCCAGGTGAAAATCTGGTTCCAGAACCACCGCTACAAGATGAAGAGGCAGGCGAAGGACAAGGCGTCGCAGCAGCACCTGCAGCAGGACGGCGGCTcctgccagcagcagcagcagcagcagcagtcccCGCGGAGGGTGGCCGTGCCGGTGCTGGTGAAGGACGGGAAGCCGTGCCAGGGCAGCGGCCACACGCCCACGTCCTCCGCGCAGACGCACCACCAGCAAGGAGGCAACGTCATGATCATGTCCAGCGGCGCGTCCGGCCTCGGGCACCAGAGCCAGCAGGTGGGAAGCACGGGTCACTCCCCGGACTTGGCGTCGTCCAGTCCGCCGTCCATGCAGAGCCAGGTGGCCGGCCTCTCCCACCTCAACTCCCCCGGCGCGGAGTACGGCTCGGCCCTGCAGTGTTCCGCGCTGCTGTACGGCAGGACGTGGTGA
- the nkx2-8 gene encoding homeobox protein Nkx-2.8 encodes MAAPLTKFSFSVRSILDLPERHADAAPPRSSSVFMCASSPPYAAWTDGEPGLCLSSDEGSPDASPDSTKPDDSALDSEPQRTQKSKKRRVLFSKAQTLELERRFRQQRYLSGPEREQLARMLSLTPTQVKIWFQNHRYKMKRGRVEGALQDADAAQPPVLRRVVVPILVREGKPFHPCFLDTDSVCSSSSSPSAQPLPFSVAFPSLPRSSPLVLPPRFQQHFPAPGFAWRDFWSESVPFGHLK; translated from the exons ATGGCAGCCCCCCTCACCAAGTTCAGCTTTTCCGTCAGGAGCATCCTGGACCTGCCTGAGCGGCACGCGGACGCAGCGCCGCCGCGGTCGTCTTCGGTCTTCATGTGCGCCTCCAGCCCGCCTTACGCCGCCTGGACGGACGGAGAACCGGGTCTTTGTTTAT CTTCAGATGAGGGCAGCCCAGACGCCTCTCCAGACTCAACCAAGCCGGACGACTCCGCTCTGGACTCGGAACCGCAGAGGACCCAGAAGAGCAAGAAGCGCCGCGTTCTGTTCTCCAAAGCTCAAACCCTGGAGCTGGAGCGGCGCTTCCGCCAGCAGCGGTACCTGTCCGGGCCGGAGCGGGAGCAGCTGGCCCGGATGCTCAGCCTGACGCCGACGCAGGTGAAGATCTGGTTCCAGAACCACCGCTACAAGATGAAAAGGGGTCGGGTAGAGGGGGCGCTGCAGGACGCGGACGCAGCGCAGCCCCCCGTCCTGCGCAGGGTCGTTGTTCCGATTCTGGTCCGGGAGGGGAAGCCGTTCCATCCCTGCTTCTTGGACACGGACTCcgtctgctcctcttcctcctctccctccgCGCAGCCGCTTCCCTTCTCCGTGGCCTTCCCGTCGCTCCCGCGGTCCTCCCCCCTTGTTCTTCCTCCGCGGTTCCAGCAGCACTTCCCGGCCCCCGGGTTCGCTTGGAGGGACTTCTGGAGCGAGTCGGTTCCGTTCGGTCATTTGAAGTAA